TTCCAGCACGGCATACCCGGCCCGTCTGCCGGTAAGATTAAAACGCACTATTTTCATATGTACACTATTCTAGCCTGTAGCCCCGAAGGGTGCAATCAAAAGTTTTTACCCGCCTGCAAAGCCTGAGCCAAGCAGAAATACCCGGAGTTTGGCTTGACAGTCCCGTATGCCACTGTTAAACTTTATCTTCGGCGCTAGGCCGTATGTTGGGAGGATTTTTTTGGTAACAAACCATACCCCTTACCTTGAAAAAGGCCTTATATCCATATTCACCGGTGAAGGCAAGGGTAAGACCTCGGCTGCAGTCGGCACTGCTATCAGGGCTGCCGGTCACGGGCTGAGGGTTTGCCTCATTTTTTTTGCCAAAGGAAAACGTTTTGACCACGGCGAATTTAAAATATTGTCTTCCCTGCCGAATGTAACTTTGCAAAGCTTCGGCCAGGCCGGCTGGATACTCAAAAATATATCCGAAGAAACCCGCACACAGGCGGAACGGGCTTTTGAGACCGCCTCCGAAGCGGTAACCGGCGGGCAGTATGACCTGGTAGTCATGGACGAAATCATGATAGCCCTGACGGCCGGGCTGGTCACCACCGAACAGGTTATCCGGATGATAAACGCCAAACCGCCCTGCGTAGAGCTGATTATGACCGGGCGGGGCGCCCCGGCTGAACTTATAGAACTGGCTGACCTGGTTTCGGAAATAAAGGCAGTCAAACACCCGTATACTAGGGGCATCAAAGCCCGTAAAGGTATAGATTACTAATCTTCACCAAGGAGAAAATAATGAAAGTAACCCTTAGTGTTATTAAAGCAGATATCGGCGGTTTTGTAGGCCATTCGGACTCACACCCGCAGTGTCTGGTCAGGGCTGAAAAGCACCTGGCGGAGGCCAAAAAGAATGGCATGCTGATTGATTACCATATAACTAAGTGCGGTGACGACCTCCAGCTGGTTATGACCCACCAGAAAGGTATAAACAACAAAGTTATTCACGAAATGGCCTGGGATACCTTTGTAAGCTGCACCGAAGTTGCCAAAGAGCTGAAGCTTTACGGCGCAGGGCAGGACTTGCTGTGTGATGCCTTCTCCGGAAACGTAAAGGGCATGGGGCCCGGCGTAGCCGAAATGGAGCTTGAGGAACGGCCTTCCGAACCTATCATAATCTTCATGGCCGACAAGACCTCTTCCGGTGCCTGGAATCTGCCTCTTTACAAAATGTTTGCAGACCCCTTTAACACCATAGGTTTGGTCATAGCTGAAAATATGCATGACGGCTTCTCCTTTGAGGTTCATGACGTCAAGGAAAGCAAGGGCATTAGCTTTAACACCCCCGAAGAAATTTATGACATGCTGGTATTTATCGGCGCTCATTCCCGCTTCGCTATCAAGAGTGTTTCCACCCGCAAGGGCGAGATTGCGGCTGTTTCTTCCACCCAGAAACTGGCCTTTTTAGCTGACCGTTATGTAGGTAAAGACGACCCGGTTTGTATTGTCCGCGCTCAGGGGTCTTTCCCGGCTGTGGGTGAAATACTTGAACCCTTCGCCCAGCCTTATCTGGTAGAAGGCTGGATGCGCGGCTCGCACAACGGCCCTATTATGCCTGTCTCAATAGAAGACAGCACCCCCACCCGCTTTGACGGCCCGCCCCGGGTAACCGCTCTGGGTTTCCAGCTGTCAAACGGTATGCTTATCGGCCCGCGTGATATGTTTAAAGATAAGTCTTTTGACAATGCCCGCCAGAAATCACTGGATATGGCAGATATGATGCGCTCCCACGGCCCGTTTGAGCCCCATCGCCTGCCGCTGGAGGAAATGGAATACACCACCATGCCTCAGGTATCCAAGAAACTGGCCGGACGCTTTAAACCCCTGGAAGACTAGTTTATGCCCAAGCTCCTGCTGGCAAGCAACAACCGGGGCAAGCTGAGAGAATATGCTTCTCTCCTTAGCGGTTCGGGTTTTGAGCTTGTCACACCGGCAGATATGGGTATAGATATAACAGTTGCCGAAACCGGCACTACATTTGAAGAGAATGCCCGCTTGAAAGCCGCCGCTCTGGCGGAAGCAAGCGGGATTCTTACTTTGGCAGATGACTCCGGTCTGGCAGTAGACGCTCTGGGGGGTGAACCCGGGGTCTATTCCGCCCGCTATGCCGGGGAAAACGCTACGGATACAGACCGGAATGCATATCTTCTGTCTAAAATGCACACTATCCCCGCTGAAAAACGCACCGCCCGTTTCTGTTGTGTAATCGCCATTGCCCAGCCGGGCCATATCATCGCCACCTTTGAGGGTACTTGCGAAGGATTTATAAGCACTGAACCCCGCGGCACTAATGGATTTGGCTATGACCCCGTTTTTTACCTGCCGGAATACGGTAAAACTATGGCCGAACTCCCGTCTGAAATAAAAAACAGCATTTCCCACCGGTCTATAGCCGCCCAAAAAGCCAGCCGGTTTCTGATCCAAATAGCCACTAGCTAGTTAAGCTACACCAAATAAATTTACACACTCTGCTCTTTTTTTAATCCCGTTTTTATTCCTTGATAAACTATTTACTGCCTCATTTTGAGCACAAAAATATCTTGTTTAAGTGCTATTCTTGGGATATACTGAAAGACCAGTAAATAACCCCGGGGGGTAAATATGAAACTTACATGCTTACAGGAAAATCTGAACAAGGGTCTAAACATTGTGGGCAAAGCGGCTGCCGGCCGGACTACCCTGCCCATTACCAACAATGTCCTTATCTCAACTGATGACGGACGTTTAAAACTAGCCGCCACCAATCTCGAAATGGCTATCAGCTGCTGGATAGGAGCCAAGATAGAGGAAGAAGGGAGCACCACCGTACCTGCCAAACTCCTGACCGAATTTGTCAGCTCTCTGCCCAATGATAAAATAGAATTAAACCTTAATGCCAAGTCAAAGGCACTCAATATCAAATGCGCCCGCTTTGAGGCACGCATAACAGGCGTTGACGCAAAAGACTTCCCGCCTGTACCCAAAGTGGAAAACGGCATCTCCACCAAGATTAACGTTGAGGCCTTCCGCCAGGCCGTAAGCGAAGTGGTATTTGCTTCGGCAACTGACGAATCCCGCCCGGTGCTCACTGGTGTCAACGCCGAATTTGAAGGCAGCACCCTAACTCTGGCTGCAGCTGACGGTTTCCGTTTGGCTGTCTATAAACTGCCTCTGCTGGAAGCGGTAAAAACCGCTACTAAAGTAATCATTCCAGCCCGTACACTGGGTGAGCTTTCCCGCCTGGCCAGCATGGACGAGGAAGAAGCCCTGATGATAAATGTAGATACTGCCAAGAGCCAGATACTTTTCAGGCTTAAAAATATTGAGTTGGTATCTCAGCTGGTACAGGGAAATTTCCCCCAGTACAACCAGATAATCCCCCAAAGCTTTACTACCAAAGTGGTAGTAGATGCCAACCAGTTCCTTATGGCCACCAGAACGGCTACAATCTTTGCCCGTGACGGCGGCGGCATAGTCCGGCTGATGATGAACCCCGGAGGCAATAATACCCCCGGTAAGCTCACCATCTCCGCCCGCTCTGAAGAAGTGGGTGACAATACCGGTGAACTTGATGCCGTAGTTCAGGGTGAGGAAGCTAAAATAGCCTTCAACGGCAAATATCTTCTGGACGTCCTGGGAGTACTTAAAGCCCAGCAAGTATCACTGGAAGTAACCAGCCCGTCAAGCCCCGGTGTGATAAAACCGGTGGGGGCGGACAACTACATCCACGTTATTATGCCCATGTTCGTGCAGTGGTGAGTACGTTCAAATCAAGGTAACCTTTGATGCTTACACCTTCAGGAGTAGCTGAAATTTTCAAATCCAGATAGGTGTAAGCATCTTTCTTTTCAGCGTTTGAGCAATTATCTAAACAGGGTACGACTTTGGCACAAAGTTCTTTAATACTTTCCTGCATCTCCCAGGCTTTTGCCAGATTTTCTTTAGCCTGGATAAGAACGTTGATTATACTATATATATCTTACTTTATGTTAAGATACGCCTTCGTTA
This sequence is a window from Dehalococcoides mccartyi 195. Protein-coding genes within it:
- the dnaN gene encoding DNA polymerase III subunit beta, which translates into the protein MKLTCLQENLNKGLNIVGKAAAGRTTLPITNNVLISTDDGRLKLAATNLEMAISCWIGAKIEEEGSTTVPAKLLTEFVSSLPNDKIELNLNAKSKALNIKCARFEARITGVDAKDFPPVPKVENGISTKINVEAFRQAVSEVVFASATDESRPVLTGVNAEFEGSTLTLAAADGFRLAVYKLPLLEAVKTATKVIIPARTLGELSRLASMDEEEALMINVDTAKSQILFRLKNIELVSQLVQGNFPQYNQIIPQSFTTKVVVDANQFLMATRTATIFARDGGGIVRLMMNPGGNNTPGKLTISARSEEVGDNTGELDAVVQGEEAKIAFNGKYLLDVLGVLKAQQVSLEVTSPSSPGVIKPVGADNYIHVIMPMFVQW
- a CDS encoding cob(I)yrinic acid a,c-diamide adenosyltransferase codes for the protein MVTNHTPYLEKGLISIFTGEGKGKTSAAVGTAIRAAGHGLRVCLIFFAKGKRFDHGEFKILSSLPNVTLQSFGQAGWILKNISEETRTQAERAFETASEAVTGGQYDLVVMDEIMIALTAGLVTTEQVIRMINAKPPCVELIMTGRGAPAELIELADLVSEIKAVKHPYTRGIKARKGIDY
- the fbp gene encoding fructose-1,6-bisphosphate aldolase/phosphatase, with product MKVTLSVIKADIGGFVGHSDSHPQCLVRAEKHLAEAKKNGMLIDYHITKCGDDLQLVMTHQKGINNKVIHEMAWDTFVSCTEVAKELKLYGAGQDLLCDAFSGNVKGMGPGVAEMELEERPSEPIIIFMADKTSSGAWNLPLYKMFADPFNTIGLVIAENMHDGFSFEVHDVKESKGISFNTPEEIYDMLVFIGAHSRFAIKSVSTRKGEIAAVSSTQKLAFLADRYVGKDDPVCIVRAQGSFPAVGEILEPFAQPYLVEGWMRGSHNGPIMPVSIEDSTPTRFDGPPRVTALGFQLSNGMLIGPRDMFKDKSFDNARQKSLDMADMMRSHGPFEPHRLPLEEMEYTTMPQVSKKLAGRFKPLED
- a CDS encoding XTP/dITP diphosphatase codes for the protein MPKLLLASNNRGKLREYASLLSGSGFELVTPADMGIDITVAETGTTFEENARLKAAALAEASGILTLADDSGLAVDALGGEPGVYSARYAGENATDTDRNAYLLSKMHTIPAEKRTARFCCVIAIAQPGHIIATFEGTCEGFISTEPRGTNGFGYDPVFYLPEYGKTMAELPSEIKNSISHRSIAAQKASRFLIQIATS